Part of the Capsicum annuum cultivar UCD-10X-F1 chromosome 12, UCD10Xv1.1, whole genome shotgun sequence genome is shown below.
CAATGGTAGGATATCCACACACAAAAATAACTTTgagattttattattgttgttgttgttgacgcCAGCGTTGTCATTGTTAGGTTATTTTGAGCATAACAATTATTTTTAGATACAAATAGCTCGCCACTGATGCTTGTGTCAGGATAGGCCGCCTAAATCACACGGCCTTGGGGGACAAACCTTCCCATGGACCCTGCATGAATGCGGAATGCTTTGTGCCCCTAGCTGTCCTTTTCCTTCAACTCTAATACAATTTGAAGTTCCCACATAACAAGAGAATAAATATAACTTAAACTTACTATGTGTTCAAGGAGATTGGGAAATTCAGAAACTCTCTCTACCTTCACAAAGTAGTAAGTagtaaggtttgcgtacacaccaccctccctagaccccacttgtgcGATTATACCGAGTATGTTCTTGTTGAATATTGCAGGCACTGCTGGGGTTTGGAGAATGGCAGCTCTTAATGAGGCAGGAGGGTGGAAAGACAGAACAACTGTAGAAGATATGGATCTAGCAGTCCGAGCCGGTCTCAATGGCTGGAAATTTGTCTATGTTGGTGACCTTAAGGTACACAATCACACATATAATTTCAGGATTGGGAATTAAGACAAACGAATAAACGATTGGAATTTAAACTTGAAGTTGAAGGATATACTAAAAGAGGTCAAGGGATGTTCTTTTTATCTTCATCAAAAGGAAGAAATTTTTCAAGATAACGGAAATGAAATGATGATTATACTTCTACATCTGAGTTGTTACCTATGTTGCTCGTGTcaggatttttgccctgattttcttactatgtttaagttatcataattatttttacttttactgaaaaaaaaaatataattctttttcatatttgattaaCGTATCTCTAGAagaaaaggttttggacatctataaataaagtaccctttttcataccataacataatatattatCCACAATATAGTTTTTTAAGATTTTCGTTTAGGGGAGATTTTCtttcttattaattttatatttttaatattagattttatatataagtcaattggccaaatcatataataaaattatgtttttagtattgtttttcgttgtcgtcttatttatcgtctcatagtttgcaactaatagcttccgcatgacgctctctcgatttcgaacccaacagctCGAACTCTTCGACAATGTCGAGTctgatcctccaaaaatagttcaGAATTTGGAGGATCTGACACGGGCGCAACGATATTTTTGGACAGTCTGAACAACGTAGGTTATTATTAATACCTAGCGCAATCCAACAAGTGAAGTTTGTGTACCCAAACCTTAccctatatatattttttttttaccgtGTTAGGTGAAAAATGAATTGCCAAGCACCTTTAGGGCCTATCGTAATCAGCAACACAGATGGTCTTGTGGACCTGCTAATCTTTTCAGAAAAATGGCAATGGAGATTGCAACTAATAAGGTATTATGCTATATGAAAGTTCCCCTTCTTGTTTAAAATTCACTTAAACATGAAAATGGACAAATTCAACAACAAAAGATTTAAGCTGTTTTTTTCATTGCAGAAAGTTTCTGTATGGAAGAAATTTTATCTGATTTACAGCTTCTTCTTCATCCGAAAGATCATTGCACACGCTGTCACCTTCATCCTGTATTGCGTTGTCATTCCTGCAACGGTTTTCATCCCCGAAGTCAAAGTTCCTAGATGGGGAACTATTTATATTCCTACAGCTATAACTCTTCTCAATGTACTTGGCTCCGCAAGGTAGAGCAAAAAAACCGAAAACTTTTATCTTGCATTAGCCTTATTTAGTTCATTCTATGTTTCTTTCTTGTTTATGTATATGAGTTTATTCAGATCAATGCAATTGGTGGTGTTTTGGATCTTATTTGAGAATGTAATGTCCCTTCATCGGACGAAAGCAACGTTCATTGGCCTATTTGAGTCAGGAAGAGTCAACGAATGGATCGTGACAGAGAAACTTGGAGATGCTCTTAAGACCAAAAAAGGCTTAAAACCGCCGAAGAAACTTCATTTTCGTGTTGGAGAAAGGTACAACTTGTCTAAATCTTGAACAAAAATTGAATGAGGAAACAAAGGGTTTTGGTTGAACTAATTTGCTATATTGTTTAACATGGCAGGGTACATGCTCTTGAGCTTTTCGTCGGGTTGTACCTGCTGTTTTGTGGGTGGTACGACTATTGGTTTGGAAATAACAGGTTCTATGTATACCTCTTCCTACAAGCTATGGCGTTTTTCGTcgttggttttggttatgttgGTGTGTTTGTTCCAAATTCTTGATTCGAATTCGGGACTTCTTCCTTGGTGAAGATTTTGATTTAAGTTATTACTTCGTAAAATTATGAATAGTAGCTTGAAATTCTTTTATACAAATGTGTATAAGCAGCTAACAGCATGCTTTGTTtgtaacttttcttttttttgttctttttatgcATCTGTGAATCAGTAAGGCATACGAAGTAAAATGCCAAAAGATTGTAGTTCCCTTTGTACTATGTTTGTAGACATAATTTTTTGCTAATTTACATATGA
Proteins encoded:
- the LOC107850549 gene encoding glucomannan 4-beta-mannosyltransferase 9 — protein: MDTIFSSSQALLNVHSGITSHVGFIWQQTRTPLVVPLLRIILFVCLALSFMLFVERLYMGIVIAFVKLFRRKPEKKYKWEPLKGDLELGNYAYPMVLVQIPMCNEKEVYQLSIGAACNLSWPANRIFIQVLDDSTDPAIKALVEKECRRWASKGVNIKYEIRDNRKGYKAGALREGMKHSYVKLCSHVAIFDADFQPEPDFLERTIPFLVHNPEIGLVQARWEFVNADECLMTKMQEMSFGYHFTVEQEVGSAAHAFFGFNGTAGVWRMAALNEAGGWKDRTTVEDMDLAVRAGLNGWKFVYVGDLKVKNELPSTFRAYRNQQHRWSCGPANLFRKMAMEIATNKKVSVWKKFYLIYSFFFIRKIIAHAVTFILYCVVIPATVFIPEVKVPRWGTIYIPTAITLLNVLGSARSMQLVVFWILFENVMSLHRTKATFIGLFESGRVNEWIVTEKLGDALKTKKGLKPPKKLHFRVGERVHALELFVGLYLLFCGWYDYWFGNNRFYVYLFLQAMAFFVVGFGYVGVFVPNS